One genomic window of Geodermatophilus sp. DSM 44513 includes the following:
- a CDS encoding class I SAM-dependent methyltransferase — translation MSWPAGTPEAFALVRAGYDRIGPRYRDGSRDNAVRLHFVQTLLDRLGPGSVVVDLGCGSGEPATRVLAGHHRVVGVDGSLGQLRLARSAAPTAALVQADMTRLALRPGSVDAVASFYALGHVPAAEHAHLFASIASWLRPGGILLTSAPVVAGDGRQEDWLGVPMFFGGIGPEATRQAVEAAGLEVEGWETVAEDEGDGRTVSFLWITARRATGERRGPGR, via the coding sequence GTGTCCTGGCCCGCTGGTACGCCGGAGGCGTTCGCGCTGGTCCGGGCGGGCTACGACCGCATCGGTCCCCGCTACCGCGACGGGTCCAGGGACAACGCCGTGCGGCTGCACTTCGTGCAGACCCTGCTCGACCGGCTCGGGCCGGGCAGCGTCGTGGTCGACCTGGGGTGCGGGTCCGGGGAGCCGGCCACCCGGGTGCTGGCCGGACACCACCGGGTCGTCGGGGTCGACGGCTCGCTGGGGCAGCTGCGACTGGCCCGCAGCGCCGCCCCCACGGCGGCGCTCGTCCAGGCCGACATGACCCGGCTCGCGCTGCGCCCGGGCAGCGTGGACGCCGTCGCGTCCTTCTACGCGCTCGGGCACGTCCCGGCTGCCGAGCACGCGCACCTGTTCGCGTCCATCGCGTCGTGGCTGCGCCCCGGCGGCATCCTGCTCACCAGTGCCCCCGTCGTCGCCGGTGACGGCAGACAGGAGGACTGGCTCGGCGTCCCCATGTTCTTCGGCGGCATCGGCCCGGAGGCGACCCGGCAGGCCGTCGAGGCGGCCGGACTGGAGGTCGAGGGATGGGAGACCGTCGCGGAGGACGAGGGGGACGGCAGGACGGTGTCCTTCCTGTGGATCACCGCCCGCCGGGCGACCGGGGAGCGCAGAGGACCGGGACGGTGA
- a CDS encoding nuclear transport factor 2 family protein, with protein MDVDAALRCFAEDGTQEMPFAPPGFPDRLDGMAALRRQYGGLPEAYADMRFDVSAVRPMADPEWVLLEYRGRITQRDSSRYDNGYAGLFHVVDGAIVLFREYFDPLVLQRAFGGDRLAAAFTLPTTDPPATDPPATDPPATDPPGGDR; from the coding sequence ATGGACGTCGACGCCGCCCTGCGGTGCTTCGCCGAGGACGGGACGCAGGAGATGCCATTCGCCCCGCCCGGCTTCCCCGACCGGCTGGACGGGATGGCCGCGCTGCGCCGCCAGTACGGCGGCCTGCCCGAGGCCTACGCCGACATGCGCTTCGACGTCTCCGCCGTGCGCCCGATGGCCGACCCGGAGTGGGTGCTGCTGGAGTACCGCGGCCGCATCACGCAGCGGGACAGCTCCCGCTACGACAACGGCTACGCCGGACTGTTCCACGTCGTCGACGGCGCCATCGTGCTGTTCCGCGAGTACTTCGACCCGCTGGTCCTGCAGCGGGCGTTCGGCGGGGACCGGCTCGCCGCCGCCTTCACCCTGCCCACCACCGACCCGCCCGCCACCGACCCGCCCGCCACCGACCCTCCCGCCACCGACCCTCCCGGAGGAGACAGATGA
- a CDS encoding alpha/beta hydrolase, producing the protein MSSPAHTRDEARRRADGVTAEAVVFPAAGTPLAGVLYRPGDATGPLPGVVVTGTWTSVREQMADRYAARLAARGYATLAFDHTGYGASGGALRDYESPALKARDISAAVGFLAQRPDAVDAARLAALGVCASAGYTASNAVADPRVRALALVAPWLHDADVVAEAYGGPDGVAERMRAAALARSRYEATGDPGDVEYVPAVGAGDPLAAMPFDLDFYQDPQRGGVPAWPNRFAVMAWPGWLTYDPVALAPRVRQPVLVVHSEQGAIPAGAHRFADALPAPATVEWRDGTQFDFYDGDTHVDDAVDRAAAHFAAHL; encoded by the coding sequence ATGAGCAGCCCGGCCCACACCCGCGACGAGGCCCGCCGCCGCGCCGACGGCGTCACCGCCGAGGCCGTGGTCTTCCCCGCCGCCGGCACACCGCTGGCCGGGGTCCTCTACCGGCCCGGCGACGCGACCGGGCCGCTGCCCGGCGTCGTGGTGACCGGCACCTGGACCAGCGTGCGCGAGCAGATGGCCGACCGGTACGCCGCTCGCCTGGCCGCCCGCGGGTACGCCACGCTGGCCTTCGACCACACCGGCTACGGCGCCAGCGGCGGCGCGCTGCGGGACTACGAGTCCCCGGCGCTCAAGGCCCGCGACATCTCCGCGGCGGTCGGCTTCCTCGCCCAGCGCCCGGACGCGGTCGACGCCGCCCGGCTGGCCGCGCTGGGGGTGTGCGCCTCGGCCGGCTACACCGCCAGCAACGCCGTGGCCGACCCCCGGGTGCGCGCCCTGGCCCTGGTCGCGCCCTGGCTGCACGACGCGGACGTCGTGGCGGAGGCCTACGGCGGCCCGGACGGCGTCGCCGAGCGGATGCGCGCCGCCGCGCTGGCCCGCAGCCGGTACGAGGCCACCGGCGACCCGGGTGACGTCGAGTACGTGCCGGCCGTGGGCGCCGGCGACCCGCTCGCGGCCATGCCGTTCGACCTGGACTTCTACCAGGACCCGCAGCGCGGCGGGGTGCCCGCCTGGCCCAACCGGTTCGCCGTCATGGCCTGGCCCGGCTGGCTCACCTACGACCCGGTCGCCCTGGCCCCCCGGGTCCGCCAGCCCGTCCTGGTCGTGCACAGCGAGCAGGGGGCCATCCCCGCCGGTGCCCATCGCTTCGCCGACGCCCTCCCCGCCCCGGCGACCGTGGAGTGGCGGGACGGCACCCAGTTCGACTTCTACGACGGCGACACCCACGTCGACGACGCCGTCGACCGGGCCGCGGCGCACTTCGCCGCGCACCTCTGA